atttgaatcattatggtACAGCAGACCATACgtagcagtttaaacctggagcacGGTTCCCAAAGACTGCACTATTGGCATCACAGTTCCATGACCAGTGAGGATTATCAGGGTAGATGTACAGGACTACTGGTCAACCCCTATTGTAGACTTTtctcaccttccaatatttcatggattGAACAATTCAATATGGCAACTTTTAGGATTAATCAAACCATGGTATTTTTGATTCATCAATATATTTATTGCGTTAATAAGGATCTCCAAACtagtttttattattattcataaatactttcctaaccTCCCATCATATACAAGATCAGGGTATATTTAAATCTAATTTaaatattaatataataatatatgtatATTTAAATCTACAAACCGGTGAATGGAGAAGAATATGCATGTATTTACATGACTTTCTGTCATTGATCCCTAATATCCTGAACCATTCTCTCCAtatattctagtgagtctgtAGAGCAAATTCAAAGTAAAGGTACACCAAATTTAAAGGGATGGATTTTCATAAATGTcctgaaaaccctattgaatgaaaactccacaagAAAATGTATATAGTCCAGCAAGTGGCAGGGTTTTCAGCGgttgaattaaatgtattcagtGTGAGCAAGAGAACCACGTCTGCAAAGCCAATTACACACCTTCATAAGGTatgtctgaataccaactactgagaaatGGGTAGGAAAGGCATAcatttcctaagtctgaatcggGCCCATTGGGAATATGAGAGAGAGGATACTATTCGGTTGTCGAATAGTATCCTCTACATATGTTGTAGAGCGTTCTTCACGTATAACACTGCACTATTCCCATTTAAAAGTGTGTTGGTAACACCATTGTTGAAAGAGAATTACAATGCACTCCGAGTCGAAAGGCCAGCATTTAGTTGAGAAGTAATTTAACCAGAAGGGTTATTTGTTTCCTAATTAAACAAGTGTGATTAGATAGTTGTGTTTGTAATATTTGCAACAGGACAGTATCATTTGCATTTGGAGTAGCGGCACTAATTGTTAGACTATTGAATGTGCCTTTAGGCCTACAGTCGCAGTTCTGAGTCTTCACATTGAAGAACCGAGAAGCTGCCTCTGATGTAATGGCGTTAGACTATACTTGTGTCAAATTACCGTAAAGTAATATTATTGAACGTTCCTCTTTCGTTTTGGTCGTCCTATTTCGTTTTCGTTCAACTCAACCCAGAGCTCCATATCATGCAGAATTGTGCGTAATGTTGGGACTACCTAGCAAGAAATTGTAGCACTGATAGAATGTTACAAGTAAACGATTTACATCACAGCGCTGGAATATAAACTATATGTGTAGGTGAATGGAAATGCTTTGGGGGTAAAATTACCTCCCAGCTGCCAACAACATCAACATTCTCATGTGATTGCAGGAAATAGCAAATTTGGTCTAATTTCCTttcaatataaaaataaataaaaagaacgATTAAGTGTAAGTGAACAAAATATTTAATTACATCCAACAATGTCCTTATAATAAAAACATAGCTTAATAAAACATGTAAATATGCAAAACGAAGGCAGAACAGAAGAAGTATGTGTAAAGTGGGTCATTTGAACGGAGGCAATGAAAGAGTGCACCTACTGCTCGACgtgtgtccctccctccctccgctacCGCTCCGTAACGGTTAGTTCGGCGTGACGCGGATGGAAGCATAGGTATTGACAACACATTGATTACGAAAAGAAGATGTGACAATAACATACAAAAAGTAACCTCGTCCCAAGGCGGAAGTGTCTGGAGAACGATACTAGTAATAAAAAATAGAGTTCCGCCTCTCCTACGGGAGGCCAACATCAGTCTCTCTATGTAAGTGCCAAAAATATCGAAGTCAAGGGCAAAGGCACTTCGATTCAACCGTCGACCACCATTACGCATCCCAGAGGCTGTATGACCGTCTGGTGAACGTCTTCAGAGAGTTGTCAGTTAGTCGGAGCACCAACGTTATTATTCCTCTTGGTTAGTGTCTGAATGTGACGAGGTAGAACCGTCCGACTGACGGTCTACGTCTCCAGACCTCTCCTGCTCCGAAAGCTGCTCGCTCGACGGGATGGAGTTCTTCTTAGGACGGCCTTTTGGTTTGGTTGGAGATTCCAGTCCTCCTCCTTGTAGGACCTGTACAGTGGAAACAATTCAAGTTTTAAAACGACAAAAAAATAATCTACAATTAAACTGTTTAGGCCTACCATAAAACCAAGTTAATGGACAAGTATGCGAATATCATTATTTATCAAAACCACTCGCCTCCTTGTCATATTGTTCATAATAAGAAATAAGAACTTACTATTTTCTTCCATTTCATTCGTCTGTTCTGGTACCAGGTCTTGACTTGTAGTTGACTCAGATCCAGAGACTCAGCCAGATCTATTCTGTATGGGGACAGTGGCGATTACTGAGAAGTTCTTTCATTTCGATCCAGTTTCACATCTTGCACTAAAAAAGCATTTGAGTCAATATCTAACATGTTAATTAAGAGAGATATTACATTTGAGTCAATATCTAACATGTTAAGAGAGATATTACATTTGAGTTAATATCTAACATGTTAATTAAGAGAGATATTACATTTGAGTTAATATCTAACATGTTAATTAAGAGAGATATTACATTTGAGTTAATATCTAACATGTTAATTAAGAGAGATATTACATTTGAGTCTATATCTAACATGTTAATTAAGAGAGATATTACATTTGAGTTAATATCTAACATGTTAATTAAGAGAGATATTACATTTGAGTCAATATCTTGCATTCGTGTCATCAGTCTTATAGAGAGATATGACTGATTGGAGGCCTGTGTTATTGTGTTGTCTGACTAATTTGCGAGTCACTTTTACCCACAGCAATAATAGCTCCCTGGGGATAAATAAGGTTAATTTAATGGTTTAATTGATTTAAATACCTGTCTGGTGTTGAAAGGTACTTCTGTTTTTCAAATCTTTTCTCCAATCCCATTAGCTGTAGCTCAGTGAAGACCGTCCTGCTCCGTCGGCCTTTCTTGGTCTTACTGCTGCCGTCTCCGCCGTGCTCCAGCTTGCTCCGGAGGTGGAGGTCCAACGGGAGGTGGTGGGAAGCTGAGCCGCCGTGGAGTCCCGGAGCCCCGGATAGGAGAGCGGAGCCTAACGGTGATCCCAGTGAGCAGGAGAGTGGCGACATCGGGAACTTCAGGATACCCGATTGGTCTGCCTTCAAAACTGTAAATCAAACCATTTCACATATAAATGGGATTATCCCCCATTGAACTCCTACACGACAATAATCCATTTAACAACGAGGCTACACACTCCTACACGACAATAATACATTTAACAACGCCTATAGGCTACACACTTGGCTATTTTCTTAAATGGTTCTACGTGATGATAACATGTTTTCTAGTAAAATATAGGTTAAAATAAATAACGTTTTTATTCTATATTTGTAAGAA
The sequence above is drawn from the Salvelinus namaycush isolate Seneca unplaced genomic scaffold, SaNama_1.0 Scaffold646, whole genome shotgun sequence genome and encodes:
- the LOC120042235 gene encoding homeobox protein BarH-like 1; amino-acid sequence: MQHPLDLGAHYYPPEVHPDHRSHSHRYRSFMIEEILTDHPDHKVSTPAGDLLKFGVQALLSARPYHNHLVLKADQSGILKFPMSPLSCSLGSPLGSALLSGAPGLHGGSASHHLPLDLHLRSKLEHGGDGSSKTKKGRRSRTVFTELQLMGLEKRFEKQKYLSTPDRIDLAESLDLSQLQVKTWYQNRRMKWKKIVLQGGGLESPTKPKGRPKKNSIPSSEQLSEQERSGDVDRQSDGSTSSHSDTNQEE